A single window of Aphidius gifuensis isolate YNYX2018 linkage group LG1, ASM1490517v1, whole genome shotgun sequence DNA harbors:
- the LOC122847869 gene encoding odorant receptor 47a-like, whose product MDNKLQPRDDNETKILSIDGRKIRFAETTNETFTYSMFIQYFVSSVAICSSVFQLTYINVLSKEFVSLIAYIMCMTTQIYIYCICGENISSESDTVTFSLYNSEWTSLSINGKKSLIIMMIRSLKPIKYTCGYIITLSLDAFTNILKLSYSIFN is encoded by the exons ATGGATAATAAGTTGCAGCCACGTGATGATAATGAgactaaaatattatcaattgatggtAGAAAAATAAG ATTTGCTGAAACAACAAATGAAACATTTACTTATTCAATGttcattcaatattttgtAAGTTCAGTAGCAATATGCTCAAgtgtttttcaattaacatATATTAATGTATTAAGCAAGGAATTTGTATCATTAATTGCCTATATAATGTGTATGACTACACAAATTTATATCTATTGTATTTGTGGAGAAAATATATCATCtgag AGTGATACAGTGACATTTAGTCTTTACAATTCTGAATGgacatcattatcaataaatggaaaaaaaagtttaattataatgatgatacGCAGCCTCAAAcctataaaatatacatgtggATATATTATAACACTTTCACTTGACGCTTTTACAaat attctaaaattatcatattcgatatttaat
- the LOC122861122 gene encoding probable salivary secreted peptide: protein MLTKRIVLLLSVFIAIVNSSIIQEKNGDNLIENYNDIKESKKSNNLIVGSRVSGDRLTLQEYVYKSSSTLQIVTLEKNFTLAGNERITQIMALDQKTNGNGAFASLLQGGPGTNSAILRFKSQRGHSIKFEIQIYSKQF from the coding sequence atgttgacTAAAAGAATTGTGTTACTTTTAAGTGTGTTTATTGCAATTGtcaattcatcaataatacaagaaaaaaatggggataatttgattgaaaattataatgatattaaagaatcaaaaaaatcaaataatttaattgttggaTCAAGAGTAAGTGGTGATCGTTTGACTCTTCAAGAATATGTTTATAAATCTTCATCAACATTGCAAATAGtgacacttgaaaaaaattttacactgGCTGGTAATGAAAGGATAACTCAAATTATGGCTCTTgatcaaaaaacaaatggcAATGGAGCATTTGCATCACTTTTACAAGGAGGCCCTGGTACAAACAGTGCTATTCTTCGATTTAAAAGTCAAAGAGGACAtagtattaaatttgaaattcaaatttattcaaaacaattttaa
- the LOC122847870 gene encoding odorant receptor 46a-like, whose product MSMINNDRLKPRDIYESNIIDKTTRSINFIALTNDTFTFTIFIQYFASALVLCVSTFKLLNAKPFSSEFFSMVIYTTTMLIQIYIYCNNASKVTYQSETLTLSIYDSEWTSLSINERKSLIIIMASTLAPQVYKSGYMITLSLRAFTNILKTSYSIFSILK is encoded by the exons atgtcaatgataaataatgatagatTAAAACCACGTGATATATAtgaatcaaatattattgataaaacaacaCGCAGcataaa tTTTATAGCATTAACAAATGACACATTtacttttacaatatttatccAATATTTTGCAAGCGCACTTGTTTTGTGTGTAagtacatttaaattattaaatgccaAACCATTTAgtagtgaatttttttcaatggttATTTATACAACGACCATGttgatacaaatttatatatattgtaataatgCGTCGAAAGTAACTTATCAG agtgAAACACTTACTTTGAGTATTTATGATTCTGAATGgacatcattatcaattaatgaacgaaaatcattgataataataatggcatCAACACTTGCACCACAAGTATACAAAAGTGGTTACATGATTACATTGTCTCTTCGTGCATTTACAAAT attctTAAAACTTCGTATTCGatatttagtattttaaaataa